GAAACAGCTTGCTTACCCTCTCCAGTCTGGAGCTCTTCATGGCTTTCAGAGCGGCTGAATCGATCAACATCGGTGGTCCCAGTTCAAAAACGTCTCTAATGAACTCATTCGCCTGCGGTCAGAAAATGAAACTTCTAAAAACCAGTTTGAAAGATTCCTTTTCTGGATGCATTTTCAACATCTGAGAGCTTTACCTGTAGATGGTAGTTCATCCCAGAGCCTACAAACTCTCTGAAGGTGTCATAAGTCCTCTTCCTCACCCAGCTGTCGATGACCATTCGCTCTGTGCCGAAGCGGATCGTCTCGCTCTGAAAATCCCCTTCCTGTTCCCGACACAGAAGAGATGTCAGAGTCTGAACTACAGCACCAGTGAGTCTCCTGTCAACTATTCAGTTCCTCTTACCTCTACTGCCTTGAGGACATCTCTAAAGACAGATCTTTGCTTCCTCTTATCATTCTTGGCTCGATGTTTGTTGCAGTCGGTGGCTAATGCGTTCAGCTTCACACACAACGACTCCCAGTCATCATAATCAAACTCCTGTGAAGGTAAAGAAAATGAGACCAATacctaaataaatgtattttaaatgtaacaaattaacattatttaaaatgaatatgtattttaatccaatattttattacatttctaaattttgaatgcattttaaacaaattaacattatttaaattgaatacgtattttaatacaatattttattacatttccatttttattaaacattaatttatttaatgtaaattttaatatttaatatttcaatttaattttatattttattgtaaatgtatataattattattaataattacacattcattattaattataattacacACAACTTACAGGGTCGACATCTCTGATGAGCTCGAACAGGAGGGCGATGGTCTCCCCAGCCGCAATCCTCATGTTGACATCGTCATTCTCTAGCAGACGTGGGAGTTTATCCAGATGTCTGAAAATAGTAGCACATGCTTGTTAGAATAAACCTGGGAGGAGTTGTAGGTCCCAAAGTCTCCTGAGAGATCAGTTTGAGAGTACCACGAAGGAGCTAAGGCATAAAACAGTGTTTTCCTGCACTTACTTTTGTGCAATGTCTCTGATATGGCTGCCAGTGCAGATGGTAAGCAGCAGGGCCCAGGACAAGATAGCGTTTGTGTGGAGTTGTGTGATCTGAGGACTCACAGAAGGTCTGCTTCCATCTTCCCTGATGTACGAGTGGGTGAAAAGGCTTTCAAAACACTCCATAGTGGCATACACATCCTGGAGGTGACACAATCATCAGGTTTGAGTCAATCATGATACCCTTGTATGCCTCAACAAGTGTGAGCGCTTAGAAAAAGTATTCAGAACATGTTTATGGTTAATTCAGGAGCCACTTTGACTCGATTATCAAATAAATGAGCTGAAACTTTGAACCAGATCGAACAGATTCCAGAATGAATCAATTTAATCAGATTTGTCAACCAGatgtagagctgcacgattctggataaattgagaatcacgaCTATTTTGGTTTCAAATAAAGATCATGATTATGAAtataaaactaaacaaaataacatgtaatttactagaggttctgactaaatattaattcttggaaaaatgtttaattaatttgaatgaattataatggttttgaatgaattcaatgattcaatacttatttcattactggataaatcagtgttttt
Above is a genomic segment from Megalobrama amblycephala isolate DHTTF-2021 linkage group LG14, ASM1881202v1, whole genome shotgun sequence containing:
- the ifrd1 gene encoding interferon-related developmental regulator 1 isoform X2 produces the protein MDGRKWGQQGNVQPFSDEDSSIETLSHCSSLSERTSAAEDAGESEEMAQEDFQYKLKVYIDSTVDKSAKTRQGALDGLKTAMATKILYEFISERRMTITDSIERCLKKGKGVEQCAAASLACLLCIQLGSGIESEEVFKTLKPVFKTILNDGSANIQARQACATSLGLCTLVAEDDIMDVYATMECFESLFTHSYIREDGSRPSVSPQITQLHTNAILSWALLLTICTGSHIRDIAQKHLDKLPRLLENDDVNMRIAAGETIALLFELIRDVDPEFDYDDWESLCVKLNALATDCNKHRAKNDKRKQRSVFRDVLKAVEEGDFQSETIRFGTERMVIDSWVRKRTYDTFREFVGSGMNYHLQANEFIRDVFELGPPMLIDSAALKAMKSSRLERHLYNAAAFKARTKARNKFRDKRVDVGEF
- the ifrd1 gene encoding interferon-related developmental regulator 1 isoform X1 — protein: MPRAKKRSGRGGQQGNVQPFSDEDSSIETLSHCSSLSERTSAAEDAGESEEMAQEDFQYKLKVYIDSTVDKSAKTRQGALDGLKTAMATKILYEFISERRMTITDSIERCLKKGKGVEQCAAASLACLLCIQLGSGIESEEVFKTLKPVFKTILNDGSANIQARQACATSLGLCTLVAEDDIMDVYATMECFESLFTHSYIREDGSRPSVSPQITQLHTNAILSWALLLTICTGSHIRDIAQKHLDKLPRLLENDDVNMRIAAGETIALLFELIRDVDPEFDYDDWESLCVKLNALATDCNKHRAKNDKRKQRSVFRDVLKAVEEGDFQSETIRFGTERMVIDSWVRKRTYDTFREFVGSGMNYHLQANEFIRDVFELGPPMLIDSAALKAMKSSRLERHLYNAAAFKARTKARNKFRDKRVDVGEF
- the ifrd1 gene encoding interferon-related developmental regulator 1 isoform X3 — translated: MAQEDFQYKLKVYIDSTVDKSAKTRQGALDGLKTAMATKILYEFISERRMTITDSIERCLKKGKGVEQCAAASLACLLCIQLGSGIESEEVFKTLKPVFKTILNDGSANIQARQACATSLGLCTLVAEDDIMDVYATMECFESLFTHSYIREDGSRPSVSPQITQLHTNAILSWALLLTICTGSHIRDIAQKHLDKLPRLLENDDVNMRIAAGETIALLFELIRDVDPEFDYDDWESLCVKLNALATDCNKHRAKNDKRKQRSVFRDVLKAVEEGDFQSETIRFGTERMVIDSWVRKRTYDTFREFVGSGMNYHLQANEFIRDVFELGPPMLIDSAALKAMKSSRLERHLYNAAAFKARTKARNKFRDKRVDVGEF